GTAGCTGAGAGCCTAAGTATTATCACTAAACCACAATTCTGGTCTGATTCCATGATAACTCTTCATTGGATCGCTAATTCTCCATCGAAGTACCAGACCTTCGTAGCCAATCGAATCGCAGAAGTACAAAGGTTAACGGAAGGAAGCGAATGGAAGCATGTGGCTGGTAGTGAGAACCCCGCTGACCTAATCTCTCGCGGTGCAACTCCCAGTGAACTAGCTAATTCTGCATTGTGGTGGAAAGGTCCGCCTTGGTTGTCGTACGATTCATCACTTTGGAATAATAACTCCACCCAGTTTGATCCAACACATGTAGCCTCCGAAGTCCTcgaagaaaaatcaattatgAAGCTTGCGGCGGTTGCGCGTCAATATGATACCCCAGATGAACCTTCTTTCATCGAACGCTTCTcgtcattttcgaaacttctccGAATTGCCGCTTATTGTCGACGTTTTATACAGAGATGCCGATTGAAAAGACGTGGAATTCCAGTCGATAGTCCTTCATACCTAACTGCCGAAGAACTTCGTAATGCGTTACTCGGCTTGATTACAGTAGTACAAAGTGAAACCTTCAAGCACGAGATTACACTCGTCCGTAAAAACCAACTAATGAATTTAAATAAATCTCCAATACGATCGTTAAATCCCTTCATCCAAGATGGAATACTTCGGGTTGGTGGCCGGCTGAGCCACTCTACGTATTGCTTTGAACGAAAACATCCTGTAATACTACCAGCATCTCATCATTTCACTACACTTCTCATCGAATCAGTTCATAGGAAACTCCTCCATGCTGGACCTAGACTTATGATCGCTCACATCCGTGAACGCTTCTGGCCACTCAACCTCCGTAACATGGTACGGAAACACGTCCGCAACTGCATCCGATGCTTCAAGGTCCATCCTCGCTCCGAAAGTCAGTTGATGGGTCAATTGACTGCCGTCCGCATTACTCCGGCCAGAGCATTTTTAAACACCGGAGTGGACTTCTGCGGTCCTCTGCAACTGAAGGTCTCCGTGAGAAGCAAATCAGCGTCGCCAATCAAAGGCTATGTAGCCGTTTTCGTGTGCATGGCAACAAAGGCGGTTCATTTGGAATTAGCAAGTGATCTCACATCAGAAAGCTTCATCGCTGCCTTGAAGCGTTTCGTCGCACGACGTGGGTTGCCTGTAAATATTTATTGCGATAATGGTACCAATTTTACAGGAGCCGAAAGGGAACTGCGAACGCTATTGAAGCAATTCAAACATCAACAACAGTTAACAGCATTCTGCGCAGAAACAACCATTGACTTCCACTTCATACCAGCACGATCTCCAACATTCGGCGGCTTATGGGAAGCGGCAGTGAGGTCGCTGAAACATCACCTGCGTAGAGTCGTCGCCCTCGAGATCATCACAGCTGAAGCCATGCAGACAGTGCTCTGTCAGATCGAAAGTTGCCTGAATTCTCGTCCGTTGACAGCACTCTCCGAAGACCCTAATGATCTAGAAGCACTCACCCCGGGACATTTTTTGGTTGGATCGACGCTTCAATCAATCCCGGAACCCGACCTTGCCGAAATTCCCGCCAATCGACTGTCGATGTGGCAAGCCATGCAGCGCAAGACTCAAGACTTTTGGAAGTTGTGGTCCAAGGATTATCTGCACCAGCTTCAACAACGCACAAAACATTTCTTCAAGCGTCCCAACATCCTGGTTGGAATGCTGGTGCTGATCAAGGACGACAACCTGCCGCCGCTGAAGTGGAGTGTAGCTCGCATCACCGCCGTACATCCTGGTACCGACGGCCTGGTACGTGTTGTAACTGTCCGAGTGCCATCCGGCGCAATCTACGATCGCCCTGTGGTTAAGGTCTGCATCCTCCCGATCGACGTGTCATCCACGGGACCATCCGGAATAGAACCGAGATCACCAGCAACAGCCGAGCATCCTGAGACTCCTTGAATGGAATTCATATTCCATTGGTGGCCGGTATGTTGCGTACAACGCAATATAGACGGAACGAACCAACCAACAGCCAGTCAGTTCCAtctccccaacacagacatcaCATCCGATCATCGACGAAATAAATCCCCCCAACACAAATTGGTATAAATAGAGGAGCGCAATCGAGAACAATTTCATTCCACATCCAAACTCTGTAAAGTGAACATCGAAATATATATAATAGTTGAATTGTCACACACGTGTTTCTATTGTGTAGCTTGCCAGGCCTTTCTCGCCACAAAAGTCTTTTTTAAGACTAAAGAGTAAATAGTAAAGTTTTCTACAGTCCACTGGTTACCGTTGCAGTACTTCTACTGCCCCCACCTGAGGAAATTCCCAGCAACATCCAGGATTTGTTTCAGCCTGTGTCGCTGACCCACCGACGAGATTTCTTCACCGTACCATCGCGTGCAAGGAGCCGCGATCGGATATCACCCGTTCCGTAGCGAACAAAAACATTTTAATATGTATTTTTAGAGAAAACCGACGGAAAGAGTTTCTTTCGTTTCGCTTACGACTACGACACTGCTTacaatttccccttcgttgatcgtcgataagttgctcgttattgacagctctgttctggaaagtacattaatggacagaacaaatgtatgaggaaatgggaatgcatccaattttcatcaatttaagccatatacagactatgggattgttatgtatagcatatcaaacaaatctcagggaacttccgattcgtttggtatgtaaataacCAGAATCCGTTtatggcaaaaatagttattaacgttaactttatttcataaaaacgtgacctgtttcctgatttggcacccttaactctttccagtacaacatcgtgtctcactcgtggtgtacttgcataacatagggttGGAGTT
The Toxorhynchites rutilus septentrionalis strain SRP chromosome 2, ASM2978413v1, whole genome shotgun sequence genome window above contains:
- the LOC129766968 gene encoding uncharacterized protein LOC129766968, which produces MITLHWIANSPSKYQTFVANRIAEVQRLTEGSEWKHVAGSENPADLISRGATPSELANSALWWKGPPWLSYDSSLWNNNSTQFDPTHVASEVLEEKSIMKLAAVARQYDTPDEPSFIERFSSFSKLLRIAAYCRRFIQRCRLKRRGIPVDSPSYLTAEELRNALLGLITVVQSETFKHEITLVRKNQLMNLNKSPIRSLNPFIQDGILRVGGRLSHSTYCFERKHPVILPASHHFTTLLIESVHRKLLHAGPRLMIAHIRERFWPLNLRNMVRKHVRNCIRCFKVHPRSESQLMGQLTAVRITPARAFLNTGVDFCGPLQLKVSVRSKSASPIKGYVAVFVCMATKAVHLELASDLTSESFIAALKRFVARRGLPVNIYCDNGTNFTGAERELRTLLKQFKHQQQLTAFCAETTIDFHFIPARSPTFGGLWEAAVRSLKHHLRRVVALEIITAEAMQTVLCQIESCLNSRPLTALSEDPNDLEALTPGHFLVGSTLQSIPEPDLAEIPANRLSMWQAMQRKTQDFWKLWSKDYLHQLQQRTKHFFKRPNILVGMLVLIKDDNLPPLKWSVARITAVHPGTDGLVRVVTVRVPSGAIYDRPVVKVCILPIDVSSTGPSGIEPRSPATAEHPETP